The following coding sequences lie in one Chelonia mydas isolate rCheMyd1 chromosome 6, rCheMyd1.pri.v2, whole genome shotgun sequence genomic window:
- the CALM1 gene encoding calmodulin-1 isoform X2, with amino-acid sequence MADQLTEEQIAEFKEAFSLFDKDGDGTITTKELGTVMRSLGQNPTEAELQDMINEVDADGNGTIDFPEFLTMMARKMKDTDSEEEIREAFRVFDKDGNGYISAAELRHVMTNLGEKLTDEEVDEMIREADIDGDGQVNYEEFVQMMTAK; translated from the exons ATG GCTGATCAGCTGACTGAAGAACAGATTGCTG AGTTCAAGGAAGCTTTCTCCCTATTTGACAAAGATGGTGATGGCACCATCACAACAAAAGAGCTTGGGACTGTCATGAGGTCATTGGGTCAAAACCCAACAGAAGCCGAATTACAGGATATGATCAACGAGGTAGATGCTGATG GCAATGGCACTATCGATTTCCCTGAGTTCTTGACCATGATGGCCAGAAAAATGAAGGACACTGACAGCGAGGAAGAAATCCGTGAGGCATTCAGAGTCTTTGACAAG GATGGCAATGGTTATATCAGTGCAGCAGAACTACGTCATGTTATGACAAACTTAGGAGAAAAGCTAACAGATGAAGAAGTAGATGAAATGATCAGAGAAGCAGATATCGATGGAGATGGACAAGTGAACTATGAAG AATTCGTACAGATGATGACCGCAAAATGA
- the CALM1 gene encoding calmodulin-1 isoform X1: MAFLTSPKMCSLFVALAITLSLRCCCTLLVGEIILLCIEYSWISGIERCSIKADQLTEEQIAEFKEAFSLFDKDGDGTITTKELGTVMRSLGQNPTEAELQDMINEVDADGNGTIDFPEFLTMMARKMKDTDSEEEIREAFRVFDKDGNGYISAAELRHVMTNLGEKLTDEEVDEMIREADIDGDGQVNYEEFVQMMTAK; this comes from the exons ATGGCATTCTTAACTAGTCCTAAAATGTGTAGTCTCTTTGTAGCATTAGCTATTACACTGAGTCTTAGATGTTGCTGCACGCTATTGGTGGGTGAAATCATTCTTCTGTGTATTGAGTACTCCTGGATTTCTGGGATTGAAAGGTGCAGTATAAAG GCTGATCAGCTGACTGAAGAACAGATTGCTG AGTTCAAGGAAGCTTTCTCCCTATTTGACAAAGATGGTGATGGCACCATCACAACAAAAGAGCTTGGGACTGTCATGAGGTCATTGGGTCAAAACCCAACAGAAGCCGAATTACAGGATATGATCAACGAGGTAGATGCTGATG GCAATGGCACTATCGATTTCCCTGAGTTCTTGACCATGATGGCCAGAAAAATGAAGGACACTGACAGCGAGGAAGAAATCCGTGAGGCATTCAGAGTCTTTGACAAG GATGGCAATGGTTATATCAGTGCAGCAGAACTACGTCATGTTATGACAAACTTAGGAGAAAAGCTAACAGATGAAGAAGTAGATGAAATGATCAGAGAAGCAGATATCGATGGAGATGGACAAGTGAACTATGAAG AATTCGTACAGATGATGACCGCAAAATGA